In Lolium perenne isolate Kyuss_39 chromosome 5, Kyuss_2.0, whole genome shotgun sequence, the sequence TCATCTTGACAACTTATTCGGTGGTTTCATCTTGCATGATCGTTGTAAAGTTTTTCGTCAGTTTTTGGATAAAAGAAAATAAATCAAGTCTGTATGTATCTCTTCGATGCATAGGCTAAGTTAATCCCCATTTCTAAGTGAATATTTTTTTATAGAACTGATGGGTGCTTGAATTTCTTGGTGAAGGCTTTCACGTTTGGTTACTTCCGATTCGATCGCCATGAAGATTATTTTCGCTCCGTGTGGATATTGTTTCCTCAGAAGATGGATCCATCGAGAGAGTTATACACAACCAAGAGAGGGCACACAAATTAGTTACTGAAATTAATTAAGACTTACATGCTCTGTACGGATCGTGCGTCTCGAACAAAGGAGATAATTGCATATTGCTACCACAATTGAGGCTAGGGCTTCAAAAAACTACCACTTTTCCGGTTAGTTGCAAAAAACTACCACTTTTACGTCTAGTTGCTTCAGAAAACTACCAATTGTGTGTAACACTCGGTTTGGTCCAGTTTAATCATGTTTCTGACAGAGATGGCCCACCATTTGATCAAGTTTTCTATCTGAATGACATGGTGGGCCATCTCTGTCAAAAACTTGATCAAATGGGCCAAACCGATTGTTACACAGAACTGGTAGTTTTTTCAAACCATTAAACGCAAAAGTGGTAGTTTTTTGCAGTTGACCTAAAAAGTGGTGATTTTCTGAAGCCCTAGCCGCAATTGTGGTAGCAATATGCAATTTTCTCCGAACaaagcatacatgtaaacatcgaTACGATGAAGAAAAAAAACTGTGCCGATCAACACGAACTAGTCCAGTACTACTAGTACGTACTCAACAAAAGATTTAATAAACCTCATATCTAGAACTGATTGGCTCTGTAGCCCAGGAAGAGGTTGAAGAGGCTCTCGTCGCCGAGGTGGTGCGCGGCGTGGATGAGGTCAATGGCCGCGTCGTGCGTCAGCCCGCCGACGAACCCGTCGTCGAACTCGCCCACGTCTACGCCGCTCGCCTCGGCTTCGGCGCGGGCCTTGTAGTACTCCACCGCCgtggcgaggcccttgccggagacCCCGCGCGGCAGCTCCACCACGCGCTCTCCGGCGCCCACCGCCGCCGCGACGCGCCCCGCCCGCTGCACGAGCGACGCCGGCACGGCGAACTTGGCTAGGTCGGCGCTCCGCAGCAGCACCTTCGTCTGATCCTCCTGCGCCATCGGTCCCAACGGACTGCTGGACGGCTACCTAGGGCTTTTTATTTGTGTGCGTGAGCGGCGCGGGGCTTCCAAAGCTGCTACGACGGCGATTGATTTTCTTGGGGACGACGACGAAGGGAAGGCGCGCGAATATATGGGAGTACCGTGCGTGACATACGGCGGGGTTCATGTCCGACTCGGCCGCCGGTGCCGGTCCGTGACTCCGTGTCTTTTGCCGCAAGAATACGAAACCCGTCTCGGTTTCGCCTGCGGCGTGCCCGTGCACGGTAGCGATGCTTGCAAGTTGCGATGCGTGTTTTTTTTTCCCACTCTCCTTCTCTGTTTCGGATTGCTTCACAAGTAAGGCGATTTTTAGAACTTAGGTACACCACAATGTACGGGAGGGGCGTTTCTAGTCCCGAGCTCATCTGAGCTCGTTTTCTGGACCGCTCATTTCGTTGGTATACTTGTTAGAAAATGAGATGGTTGCAGCTCATGCTTACGAACCgttctctcccccccccccccccccccccccgcgtcgccctctgatggcgtgtaactcacacgttcgttgggaaccccaagaggaaggtatgatgcgcacagcagcaagtttttcctcagaaagaaaccaaggtttatcgaaccaggaggagccaagaagcacgttgaaggttgatggcggcgggatgtagtgcggcgcaacaccagggattccggcgccaacgtggaacctgcacaacacaaccaaagtactttgccccaacgaaacagtgaggttgtcaatctcactggcttgctgtaacaaaggattaaccgtattgtgtggaagatgattgtttgcagaaaacagtagaacaagtattgcagtagattgtatgcgatgtaaagaataggaccggggtccacagttcactagaggtgtctctcccataagataaatagcatgttggatgaacaaattacagtcaggcaattgacaaatagagagggcataacaatgcacatacatgatatgataagtattgtgagatttaattgggcattacgacaaagtacatagaccgctatccagcatgcatctatgcctaaaaagtccaccttcaggttatcatccgaaccccttccagtattaagttgcaaaacaacagacaattgcattaagtatggtgcgtaatgtaatcagtaactacatcctcggacatagcatcaatgttttatccctagtggcaacagcacatccacaa encodes:
- the LOC127301133 gene encoding uncharacterized protein, whose amino-acid sequence is MAQEDQTKVLLRSADLAKFAVPASLVQRAGRVAAAVGAGERVVELPRGVSGKGLATAVEYYKARAEAEASGVDVGEFDDGFVGGLTHDAAIDLIHAAHHLGDESLFNLFLGYRANQF